One Ranitomeya variabilis isolate aRanVar5 chromosome 5, aRanVar5.hap1, whole genome shotgun sequence DNA window includes the following coding sequences:
- the XAB2 gene encoding pre-mRNA-splicing factor SYF1, which yields MPEKEIAFEEDDLQFEEEILRNPYSVKCWMRYIESKLSAPAHTLNLIYERALKELPGSYKLWYAYLKQRRKQVKRRCITDPAFEEVNNCHERALVFMHKMPRIWLDYCQSLMDQCKVTRTRRTLDRALRALPITQHHRIWPLYLRFVRAHPLPETAVRVYRRYLKLSPENAEEYIEYLRSVDRLDEAASRLATIVNQDDFVSKEGKSNYQLWQELCTLLSQHPGSVRSLDSAAIIRGGLTRFTDQRGKLWCALAEYHTRSGHFEKARDVYEEAIQTVTTVRDFTQVFDSYAQFEESIIAAKMETVSEMGKEEEDDLDLELRLARFEQLMERRPLLLNGVLLRQNPHNVHEWHKRVQLYQGKPREIINTYTEAVQTVNPVRATGKPHSLWVAFAKFYEDNGQIDDARAILQRATQVQYTHVDDLASVWCQFGEMELRHENYDEALTILRKATAMPARKAEYFDASEPVQNRLYKSLKVWSMLADLEESLGTFKSTKAVYDRIIDLRIATPQIIINYALFLEEHNYFEESFKAYERGIALFRWPNVYDIWSTYLSKFIARYGGKKLERARDLFEQALDGCPRKFAKNIFLLYAKLEEEHGLARHAMALYERATQAVEREEQYEMFNIYIKRAAEIYGVTHTRSIYERAIEILPDDQAREMCLRFADMECKLGEIDRSRAVYSYCSQMCDPRLTAVFWQTWRDFEVRHGNEDTLREMLRVKRSVQAKYNTQGTFLVSQRLRAEGGGTNEDGKEPADEMQALEQRAAVVAAEAEKDKPQMKEKILFVRSDASRTELAELTLQNNPDEINIGDDDSEEELEPDEVQLEQKSVPSSVFSGLVDD from the exons ATGCCGGAGAAAGAAATCGCGTTT GAGGAAGATGACTTGCAGTTTGAGGAGGAGATCCTGCGCAATCCCTACTCTGTCAAGTGCTGGATGCGATACATCGAGTCCAAGCTCTCCGCCCCGGCGCACACCCTCAACCTGATCTATGAGCGGGCGCTGAAGGAGCTCCCCGGGAG CTACAAGTTATGGTATGCCTACCTGAAGCAGCGCAGGAAGCAGGTGAAGAGGAGGTGCATCACCGATCCGGCCTTCGAGGAGGTGAATAATTGCCACGAGAGAGCCCTGGTCTTCATGCACAAG ATGCCCCGCATATGGCTGGATTACTGCCAGTCCCTGATGGACCAGTGTAAAGTTACCCGCACGAGGAGGACATTGGACCGGGCTCTACGTGCTCTTCCCATCACCCAGCACCATCGTATCTGGCCCCTTTACTTACGCTTTGTCCGTGCACACCCCCTACCAGAGACTGCGGTCAGGGTCTACAGGAGGTACTTGAAG CTGTCTCCTGAGAATGCAGAGGAATACATTGAATACCTGCGCTCTGTTGACAGATTGGATGAAGCAGCGTCCAGATTGGCAACCATTGTAAACCAAGATGACTTTGTGTCAAAGGAAGGAAAGTCAAATTATCAG CTATGGCAGGAGCTTTGCACCCTCCTGTCCCAGCACCCAGGTTCTGTCCGCTCTCTCGACTCCGCAGCCATCATTCGAGGCGGCTTGACTCGCTTTACAGACCAGAGGGGCAAGTTGTGGTGCGCCCTTGCCGAATATCATACCCGCAGTGGCCATTTTGAAAAG GCTCGAGATGTCTACGAGGAGGCCATTCAGACCGTGACTACTGTGCGAGACTTCACTCAGGTGTTCGACAGTTACGCTCAGTTTGAAGAAAGCATCATTGCTGCCAAAATGGAGACAGTCAGTGAGATGGGGAAGGAAGAGGAGG ATGACCTGGATCTGGAGCTGAGGTTGGCTCGATTCGAGCAGTTGATGGAGCGGAGACCCCTTTTACTTAACGGGGTGTTACTACGACAGAACCCACACAATGTTCATGAGTGGCACAAGAGGGTGCAGCTCTACCAAGGCAAGCCACGAGAG ATTATTAACACCTACACAGAAGCTGTCCAGACAGTGAACCCAGTGAGGGCAACTGGGAAACCGCACTCTTTATGGGTGGCATTCGCCAAGTTCTACGAGGACAATGGACAAATAGATGAC GCTCGGGCCATACTGCAGAGAGCGACGCAGGTGCAGTACACGCATGTGGATGACTTGGCCTCGGTTTGGTGCCAGTTTGGTGAGATGGAGCTGAGACATGAGAATTACGATGAAGCGCTGACGATATTAAGG AAAGCCACGGCGATGCCTGCCCGCAAGGCTGAATATTTTGATGCCTCGGAGCCGGTGCAGAACAGACTGTACAAGTCCCTGAAGGTCTGGTCCATGCTGGCGGACCTGGAGGAAAGTCTGGGCACCTTCAAG TCCACTAAGGCGGTATACGATCGCATTATTGACCTCCGCATAGCCACCCCGCAGATCATCATCAATTACGCCCTCTTTTTGGAGGAACACAACTACTTTGAAGAAAGTTTTAAG GCTTATGAGCGTGGCATCGCCCTCTTCCGGTGGCCCAATGTTTACGACATCTGGAGCACTTACCTGTCTAAGTTCATAGCTCGCTATGGAGGCAAGAAGCTGGAAAGAGCTCGGGACCTGTTTGAACAAGCCTTGGATGGTTGTCCACGAAAGTTTGCAAAAA ATATATTTCTACTGTATGCAAAGCTGGAGGAAGAGCATGGTCTGGCCCGGCACGCCATGGCTTTGTACGAGCGAGCAACTCAGGCGGTTGAACGAGAAGAGCAGTATGAGATGTTTAACATTTACATTAAGAGAGCGGCTGAAATATATGGCGTCACACACACCCGCAGTATTTATGAGCGAGCCATTGAG ATTTTGCCGGATGACCAGGCCCGGGAGATGTGTCTACGGTTTGCTGACATGGAGTGTAAATTAGGAGAGATTGACCGCAGCCGAGCCGTTTATTCCTACTGCTCTCAGATGTGTGATCCCCGG TTGACCGCAGTGTTTTGGCAGACCTGGAGAGATTTTGAGGTCCGGCACGGTAACGAAGATACCCTGCGTGAGATGCTGCGGGTGAAGCGTAGCGTACAAGCCAAGTACAACACCCAGGGGACCTTccttgtgtctcagaggttgagagcagaAGGAGGAGGCACGAATGAGGACGGCAAAG AACCGGCGGATGAGATGCAGGCTCTGGAGCAGAGAGCGGCTGTGGTGGCAGCAGAGGCCGAGAAGGATAAACCTCAGATGAAGGAGAAGATCCTCTTTGTCAG ATCTGATGCCTCCCGCACAGAATTAGCAGAGCTGACGCTTCAAAACAATCCAGATGAGATAAATATTGGAGATGACGATTCTGAAGAGGAGCTGGAGCCGGACG AGGTGCAGCTGGAGCAGAAGTCAGTCCCTTCTTCCGTCTTCTCTGGTCTTGTTGATGACTGA